A window from uncultured Desulfobacter sp. encodes these proteins:
- a CDS encoding glycosyltransferase family 2 protein, whose protein sequence is MEDIRLTDWHASFQFLISIIIVSYNTSDLLSTCLESVEKELVNSGFTGQAEIFVVDNNSKDGSGDMVKVEFPEVCLIQNRENLGFGKANNRAIEWAKGKYLFFLNPDTEVCRDAIGIMVDFMEKNPNVGLAGTSLIFPDGSPQPSVEMAYPGARHAKDDLQNLPGDIAWVMGAGMIARADLIKKIGGFDERFFLYGEDVDLCLSIRKKGFTVGYISDAVIIHHEGQSERDSLPLHVFEKKMSAAILFFKKHYSEKSRKRIRKIQSLQAIWRILSLRLELLLFPSDLIRQQKISEYKSILSLYKSL, encoded by the coding sequence GTGGAAGATATAAGATTAACAGATTGGCATGCCAGCTTTCAATTTTTAATATCAATTATTATTGTCAGTTACAATACGTCAGATCTCTTGTCCACCTGTCTTGAATCCGTAGAAAAGGAATTGGTCAATTCGGGGTTCACAGGACAGGCTGAAATATTTGTTGTGGACAATAATTCTAAAGACGGCAGTGGCGATATGGTAAAAGTTGAATTCCCAGAGGTCTGCCTTATTCAGAATCGTGAGAATTTAGGCTTTGGCAAAGCTAACAATCGAGCAATAGAATGGGCAAAAGGTAAATATCTTTTTTTTCTGAACCCTGATACTGAAGTGTGCCGGGACGCTATTGGGATTATGGTCGATTTTATGGAAAAAAATCCCAATGTGGGCCTTGCCGGAACTTCTCTTATTTTTCCAGATGGTTCACCCCAACCCTCGGTAGAAATGGCTTACCCTGGTGCCCGTCATGCAAAAGACGACCTGCAGAATCTGCCGGGTGATATTGCCTGGGTTATGGGGGCAGGCATGATTGCCCGTGCCGATTTAATTAAAAAAATAGGCGGATTTGACGAACGGTTTTTCCTTTATGGTGAGGACGTTGACCTGTGTCTTTCCATAAGAAAAAAAGGTTTTACGGTGGGTTACATTTCAGATGCCGTGATCATTCACCATGAAGGACAGAGTGAAAGAGACAGCCTGCCACTTCATGTGTTTGAAAAAAAAATGTCAGCGGCGATCTTGTTTTTCAAAAAGCATTATTCGGAAAAAAGTCGAAAGAGAATAAGAAAAATTCAAAGCCTTCAAGCGATCTGGCGAATTCTTTCGTTACGCCTCGAACTGTTGCTTTTCCCTTCTGACTTGATTAGGCAACAAAAAATTTCAGAATATAAAAGTATTTTATCACTTTATAAGTCGCTTTGA
- a CDS encoding glycosyltransferase family 4 protein, protein MGVDQKGKSSGNKKSITVAVVVPKYGLIGGAENFVFQLTERVASLGGDIIIHVFANKWIEGDAPIQFHKIWTIPFPRFLEPLSFAIGAYFQTMKFDLIHSHDRIFAMDIFTFHGIPHKIWINDVQQRRVPRLVDFMIAWIERKGIVRNRLKKILPVSTIAAQALKRYYPNSETKIDIMPPGIARDYFQAYARQKERQNIRQQYDLLPTETVAIFVGMNFEIKNLDLVFESLAVYSNRGGRNLKLLVVGKGNEKKYLGIAKGLGIENLVRFCGPAEIVQPFYLASDFFIMPSFYDTFGMVVLEAMLAGLPPVISSTVGAKDLVDETCGFVLPDTSCPELVADIFDQLQRIDIRSELGQNAVKKASDYFWDALAQKMSDNYRSIFFMKQKAIKLGFRLFPF, encoded by the coding sequence ATGGGTGTAGATCAGAAAGGGAAATCATCAGGAAATAAAAAATCGATCACAGTGGCAGTGGTGGTGCCTAAATACGGGTTGATAGGGGGAGCTGAAAATTTTGTGTTTCAGCTGACGGAACGAGTGGCTTCATTGGGTGGAGATATAATCATTCATGTTTTTGCCAATAAATGGATAGAAGGGGATGCGCCAATACAGTTTCATAAAATTTGGACAATACCCTTTCCTCGATTCCTTGAGCCTTTAAGTTTTGCAATAGGTGCTTATTTCCAGACTATGAAATTTGATCTTATCCATAGCCACGACAGAATTTTTGCCATGGATATTTTTACCTTTCACGGGATACCTCACAAAATCTGGATCAATGATGTACAGCAAAGACGCGTTCCAAGGTTGGTCGATTTCATGATTGCCTGGATTGAAAGGAAAGGTATTGTCCGAAACCGCTTGAAAAAGATACTGCCGGTTTCAACTATTGCAGCTCAAGCGCTTAAACGGTACTACCCCAATTCTGAAACCAAGATTGACATCATGCCGCCTGGTATTGCCCGTGATTATTTTCAGGCCTATGCCAGACAAAAAGAGCGACAAAACATCCGGCAACAATATGATTTACTGCCTACCGAAACCGTAGCCATTTTTGTAGGGATGAACTTTGAAATTAAAAATTTGGACCTGGTATTTGAAAGCCTGGCAGTGTATTCAAATCGGGGCGGCAGGAATTTAAAACTTCTGGTTGTTGGAAAAGGTAATGAGAAAAAATACCTCGGGATTGCCAAAGGCCTGGGCATTGAGAACCTTGTCAGATTCTGTGGTCCGGCAGAAATCGTGCAGCCCTTTTATCTGGCATCGGACTTCTTTATCATGCCTTCATTTTACGATACCTTTGGTATGGTTGTACTGGAGGCAATGCTTGCAGGGCTCCCACCAGTTATTTCTTCCACTGTCGGCGCAAAGGATCTTGTAGATGAGACTTGTGGTTTTGTGCTGCCGGATACATCCTGCCCTGAACTGGTTGCCGATATTTTTGATCAACTGCAGCGGATTGATATCAGGAGCGAATTGGGACAGAATGCTGTTAAAAAGGCAAGCGATTATTTTTGGGACGCGCTGGCACAGAAAATGTCTGATAATTATCGCTCCATTTTTTTTATGAAGCAAAAGGCTATAAAGCTTGGATTTCGCTTGTTCCCATTTTGA
- a CDS encoding IS1634 family transposase, whose product MRLPVIKNVQTQPVGFAPILKHYFDQCGIQRIIDNHVELDPRRKILTHGEAAVAMITSMLFQVMQLYRVCKFATKKNVLNTMLPHIAPEEFFDDRLSDTLDAIFSYGIGDLELAITRNMIEVFRIQTSVCHNDTTSASVYGNADNNKTDHSIRVTFGHSKKHRKDLKQLVWSMSVSSDHAFPLFQKAYSGNTADVNTYVEQWHKLIDLLEDHDFLYVADSKLITHENMAHITDNDGFFIAPAPMYESYKNVFEEALNKHDHELLIPLYETLSHKRGIVSRWFYGFLFHNTFITVTN is encoded by the coding sequence TTGCGACTGCCGGTTATAAAAAATGTTCAAACGCAACCTGTTGGATTTGCACCAATCTTGAAACATTATTTTGATCAATGTGGAATACAGCGTATCATAGATAATCATGTTGAGCTGGATCCGAGACGGAAGATCCTCACCCATGGTGAAGCTGCCGTGGCCATGATTACCAGTATGTTGTTTCAGGTTATGCAGCTATATCGAGTCTGTAAATTTGCCACGAAAAAAAACGTGCTTAATACAATGCTGCCCCATATTGCGCCCGAAGAGTTCTTCGACGACCGACTATCCGACACTCTGGATGCCATATTTTCTTATGGTATCGGAGACCTTGAATTAGCTATCACCCGAAATATGATTGAGGTATTTCGAATCCAAACTTCAGTCTGCCATAATGATACAACCTCGGCGTCTGTTTATGGGAATGCCGACAACAATAAGACCGACCACAGCATCCGGGTAACATTTGGACATAGCAAAAAGCATCGCAAGGACCTCAAGCAACTTGTCTGGTCGATGTCAGTGAGTTCCGATCATGCCTTCCCTTTATTCCAAAAGGCTTATAGTGGCAATACTGCTGATGTTAACACCTACGTCGAGCAATGGCACAAACTGATTGATCTGCTCGAAGACCATGATTTCCTTTACGTGGCCGATTCGAAATTGATCACTCATGAGAACATGGCCCATATTACCGACAATGATGGTTTTTTCATCGCTCCGGCACCGATGTACGAATCCTACAAGAATGTTTTTGAAGAGGCTCTCAACAAACACGATCATGAGCTACTTATCCCTTTATATGAAACACTCTCCCATAAAAGGGGAATAGTGTCCCGTTGGTTTTATGGCTTTTTGTTCCACAACACTTTCATTACCGTTACAAATTGA
- a CDS encoding transposase: MFQRQIEQINARLEILTRDHENLLERLDEIPGIDKKSAQSVLGEVGVTLDEFKSMVAFVAWAGLCPGNNESAGKRKSGRNAVRNHPFKTILVQIAWAAIKTKGSYYKAKYYKLKARRGAKKAIVAIAHRIAKAIYNIIKNGDRYKDLGEEYLSKPNKQRTLKNLAKKADELGMKLIPCEG; this comes from the coding sequence ATGTTTCAAAGACAGATTGAACAGATTAATGCCAGATTGGAAATACTTACCCGTGACCATGAAAATTTACTGGAAAGATTAGATGAAATTCCCGGGATCGATAAGAAGTCAGCACAATCTGTTCTTGGAGAAGTCGGGGTTACACTGGATGAGTTTAAAAGCATGGTCGCTTTTGTTGCATGGGCCGGATTGTGCCCTGGAAATAATGAAAGCGCAGGTAAAAGGAAAAGTGGCCGGAATGCGGTTCGAAATCATCCATTCAAAACGATTTTAGTCCAGATCGCTTGGGCCGCAATCAAGACGAAGGGTTCATATTACAAAGCCAAGTATTATAAACTCAAAGCCAGACGAGGTGCCAAAAAAGCGATTGTCGCCATAGCCCATAGAATTGCAAAAGCCATTTACAACATCATCAAAAATGGAGACAGATATAAAGACCTCGGAGAAGAATACTTGAGCAAACCGAACAAACAAAGGACGTTGAAAAATTTGGCAAAAAAGGCTGATGAGTTAGGGATGAAACTTATTCCTTGTGAAGGTTAA
- a CDS encoding IS1380 family transposase translates to MNKNISKKLAKRKKKISKKLNKRNWTEQPTPMLKASNIQYEIDGRLQGVAHGGIGLIHMLAKRTGLLKEIDKELELLKRHLPYHESDHIANMAYNILAGGTCLQDIELLRNNEAWLNALDAKLIPDPTTAGDFLRRFSPEDIVTLMDIKNTIRKKIWEKQPQNFKKAAIINIDGTISGTTGECKQGMDISYKGTWGYAPLVVSLEKTREPLYIINRSGNAPSHLGSAQWVDKALDLLEGTFKKLYVRGDTDFSLTTNFDKWDQRCSFIFGMDARSNLVKQANNLSESDWIVFEKPPRSIKTVPRQRPENVKREVVKKRKFKRLETACEHIAEFKYKPGKCRKPYRMIVLRKTINEYKGERLLFDDVRYFFYITNDWKKSAEQLVDFYRKRADHENDIDQLKHGVRAMENPSDSLNANWAYMVIASLAWDLKAWYGLLMPYRALGLSIIRMEFKRFIQTFINIPCLILRSGRAIKYRIIGYNDRLTSMFKYFDFMKTVRVT, encoded by the coding sequence GTGAATAAGAATATCAGCAAAAAATTGGCAAAACGCAAGAAAAAAATCAGCAAAAAACTTAACAAAAGAAATTGGACGGAACAGCCGACTCCTATGTTAAAGGCGTCCAACATTCAATACGAGATTGACGGTCGTCTCCAAGGGGTTGCTCACGGCGGCATAGGCCTGATTCATATGCTTGCAAAAAGGACTGGCCTCCTGAAAGAGATAGATAAAGAGCTCGAGTTGCTAAAACGCCATCTGCCATATCACGAATCAGATCATATCGCCAATATGGCATATAATATTCTTGCCGGCGGTACTTGCCTCCAGGATATTGAACTACTCAGAAATAATGAAGCCTGGCTTAATGCGCTGGATGCAAAACTTATCCCTGATCCCACTACGGCAGGAGATTTTTTACGCCGGTTTTCCCCGGAAGATATTGTGACTCTGATGGATATAAAAAATACCATCCGAAAAAAGATATGGGAAAAGCAGCCACAAAATTTCAAGAAAGCAGCCATTATTAATATCGACGGTACTATCAGTGGGACAACCGGCGAGTGCAAACAGGGCATGGATATCTCTTACAAAGGGACGTGGGGATATGCTCCATTGGTCGTCTCTTTGGAAAAAACAAGGGAGCCTCTATACATTATCAACCGGTCAGGTAATGCTCCGTCCCACCTTGGTTCTGCGCAGTGGGTGGATAAGGCACTTGATTTGCTGGAAGGTACTTTCAAAAAATTATACGTTCGGGGTGATACTGATTTTAGTCTTACCACTAACTTTGATAAATGGGATCAGCGCTGTTCCTTTATATTTGGCATGGATGCCAGATCAAATTTGGTCAAACAGGCCAATAATCTCTCGGAGTCTGACTGGATTGTATTTGAAAAACCGCCTCGGTCGATTAAAACAGTTCCCAGACAACGCCCGGAAAATGTTAAACGTGAAGTGGTTAAAAAACGCAAATTTAAACGCTTGGAGACCGCATGTGAACATATAGCCGAATTTAAATATAAGCCGGGTAAATGTCGGAAGCCCTACCGGATGATCGTTCTGCGCAAAACGATCAACGAGTATAAAGGTGAACGTCTGCTGTTTGATGATGTTCGTTACTTTTTTTATATCACCAACGATTGGAAAAAATCGGCCGAGCAGTTGGTGGATTTTTACCGAAAACGGGCTGATCACGAGAATGATATTGACCAGTTGAAACATGGTGTACGTGCTATGGAGAACCCGTCGGATTCTCTAAATGCCAACTGGGCCTATATGGTTATCGCCTCTTTGGCATGGGATCTGAAAGCCTGGTATGGGCTGCTGATGCCATATCGGGCATTAGGTCTTTCAATAATCCGCATGGAATTCAAGCGGTTCATCCAGACATTTATAAACATCCCCTGTTTAATCTTGCGATCCGGCAGGGCCATAAAATATCGAATCATTGGTTATAATGATCGTCTTACAAGCATGTTCAAGTACTTTGACTTCATGAAGACCGTCCGGGTTACGTGA